The following nucleotide sequence is from Clupea harengus chromosome 17, Ch_v2.0.2, whole genome shotgun sequence.
GTAAATCATATTGGCATGTTTTGTTACCTTCTGCCATATTTACTGTAATCACTGTAGCAGTCCACCCACCCGTCTTCATGTGCAGTGGTACTTTTCCTGATGGGGTCATTAAGTCAGATCGAGTTGAAATGTTAGTTTCTCTTTAGAGAGACCAGGAAAGTCCCTGAGAGTTTTTGTTCTTGTTAAGAGAATTTGTTTTCATGGAAACCATTACAATGTGGAGCCTGTATTCTCAGTAAGTATTCCAACCAAGCGCTTACAGCAGCTTTAAAGTGTTATGGGCATGGACATGGTCATGGTCAGAGGTATGACAGGCTTACAGGAGCTGAGGTGACAGGAACATGACAGGGGAGCCGTCCTAGGGAGGTGACGGGGGGGAGAATGAAGGGCACTCTGTTACGGCGACACATTGAGGCGAACAGGGAATAGAATGATGGCAGCTTTAATGAAGTACCAATAATGCTGAATGGACGACTGTAAGATTGCAAATGGTTCTAAAAGTCATAGACTGGGTAGGCAGATAGACAGCTGAGGGGAATGAAAGGGTTAGGGAGATGAAAGGGTTAAACAGATTGACTGCTGAGGGGAATGAAAGGGTTAGGGAGATGAAAGGGTTAAACAGATTGACGGCTGAGGGGAATGAAAGGGTTAGGGAGATGAAAGGGTTAAACAGATTGACGGCTGAGGGGAATGAAAGGGTTAGGGAGATGAAAGGGTTAGGGAGATGAAAGGGTTAGGGAGATTAAAGGGTTAGGGAGATGAAAGGGTTAAACAGATTGACTGCTGAGGGGGATTAAAGGGTTAGGCAGATAGACGGCTGAGGGAGATGAAAGGGTTAGGGAGATGAAAGGGTTAGGGAGATGAAAGGGTTAGGGAGATTAAAGGGTTAGGAGGGTGACGAGGTGAACTCATCTCCACTCGCCTCCATTCAGGTTAAACAGCAGCATGGTGACTACATTATTCAAtgcaaatatatgtatatatatttatgtataaatatttaggtatttctttttattcctctctctctctctctctctctctctctctctctctctctctctctctctctctctctctctatatatatatactctcaGTATATTCTATATCTATGAGTACAGTATGTTTATAGATTATCTGATGTAAAACATTCAATTACCCTGTCATAGCACAGTTTAACAACAGTCATttggaaaataaatgtatacGTCTCACAATCGGtaagccacaacacacacacacacacacacacacacacacacacacacacacacacacacacacttacatataggTGAACAATCAAAACAGGCTTTATCAGAGGCTGTCCTAAGTAATGTCTGAGAATATAGAGTTTGCATCATAATGTCACccaaatattttcaaaacacacacacacacacacacacacacccccctctaATAGCTCACATTCACTGTTAGACCATCCTGAGAGCATAGAGCTGTGATTGGCCGGTAAGATACAGGCTGCTGAGAATCTGACAGAGATATGATTGGCTGGCTTCACTGCCCGTAtgagctctctctttctgccttgtAGTGACAACAATTATCAATTATCTCCATTCAAAACAAACTTAAATAATATtgacaagcacacaaaacactctCCTATGAAAACAAAATCTTATAAATTACAATTCTAAACTTGAGAAAAGTTTAAACAACTTGACATTCAAACGAAGAAAGCAGTGCAACCGGACATGGCAAAACAGCGCAACAGCTGAAACTATGTAGTAGTGGTTtatcttacacacaaacaaacacacacacacacacacacacacacacacacacacacacacacgtccttctGGGGACCTAGGGTTGCTAGGAGACAGTCTTGGTATCTGTGTCCCCGCCCCCATTCAATGCTTCCCACAAGAGGGTGGGGTTTTCACAGTGGTGCCGCCCCCTCCAGTGCTCCAGCACTTCCTGTTTGCTGTCCAGAACAACACTGCACAGGAAGCAGTGGAAGCCCCGCCCCGTCCTGAGTGACAGCCCCGAGCCCCGCCCCGGCCCCAGGAGGCGGTAGCAGGCGTGGCGTTTGAGTCTCGAGATGGACAGGAACACCTCCTGACACCGCCCACACCTCCTCAAGCCCCGCCTCTCGTTGAGCTGCCTCCAGTAGTGTGCGGCGTGCTtcaccagctcctcctccacGGTCCGCCCACTTGAAGCTGATGGGCTGCCCCCGGAGGGCCCAGGCCCCGCCCCTTGGCCATGTACGTAGAGGAGGTGGAGCTGCATGTCGGAGAAGGTGGGCGTGACCGCTTGGCACCGCCCACATTTGATCTGCAGCTCCACGGggtcctccatctcctcctcacgCGACTCAGTGCTGAAAATAAAGACAAGTCAcaagagtcagtgtgtgtgtgtgtgtgtgtgtgtgtgtgtgtgtgtgtgtgtgtgtgtgtgtgtgtgtgtgtgtgtgtgttagagaggaagggaaagctTGTGTGAGTTTCCCTAGAATCACATGCTCCCATAAAAAATGCAATTACGCAGAAAATTGCACCCATCCCCAGTCCAAGTCGGAACGTAATTTATGGAAGTGGGCATTTTTTTATTCTAAATGAGTTTCTGGATTAAGAAAGGGACACCAAGTGGGGATAGCATCCAAAAGCAAAGGTTACATTAAGAGTTCTCTGTGACTCTGTGACTAAATAATAATCCATTTAccataaaaacaacaaagagtGCCTACTCTTGCTCTTCCTTAGGGaccccgcgtgtgtgtgtgtgtgtgtgtgtgtgtgtgtgtgtgtgtgtgtgtgtgtgtgtgttcctgcatgtGCCTCACCCAGGTGTGTGTTCCTCGTGCTGGGCGATGGACGGCTCCACGGTGAGGATGACGCGGTGCAGCTCGCGCAGGTGGCTGAAGAACACGCCCACGTAGCTGAAGGCCTTCTGGCAGAACAGGCAGCGCAGCGAGGGGCGGCGCTGGGGGCTGACCAGGGGGCGGGACCGCATGCGGGCGGGGCGGGCGtggtgcaggtgcaggtgcgCCTCTGCGTGGGGCGCCCTGCCGTGATTGGCCAGCAGGTGGCTGCTCATGTGACTGGTCAGGTGGTGCTTGTGCTGGAAGCAACGGCCACAGGTGGGGCAAGGGTGGAGCGTCAGGCCGATGGGCGGGGGGGTCTGtaagggtgggggggaggaggaggaagtcagCTGGAGGGGCGGTGGGGGCAGATCTGGGGAGGGCGGGGCAGGTTTGGGCCGGATGCTGCGGTACTTCCTGGAGCTGAGGGGAGTGCTCGGGGGCGGCTTCTCGGGGGTCACGCGCCGGCGGAAGAAGGTCAGCGCCCTCTTCCTGCGGGCCTCCAGCACCAGAACGTCCTCTACCGTCTTCCTCCGCCGGCCGCGTTTCCTCTTCGCCGACGGCTGgaagggaggtgggggtgtggCCTGGGCCGTAGGGGAAGTGCTCTTATTGgttagaggaggagggggaggaggaggaggaggaggaggaggaaggggagggggtgtggccaGAAGGGAGTCCCTGACGCGAGAGTAAGGCAGGATGGGGAGTTTCCCCGAGGGAGGAGGTGTGATCAGCTGCACAGCCTTCCCGAAGAGGGCGGGGGAGagcactgtgattggctgagctgCCTTTTCAGGGGTGACTTGACAGGTGGGCGGGCTCAGTTCTGGTGTGGGCAGGGCAACAGGTGGCATGGGCGCCAGCCTTCCTAAGGGAGGGCCGGCTGTGCCCTCTAATCCCGCCTCTCCCGCAAACACCAGCGGCTCATTGACCGGCTCGGTGGGCGTGTTTGCCACCTCCGAGGCTTTCGACTGGATGGCCGACCGAGCTGGCGTCATGGCAACTTTGGCCGGGCTCCCCATCTTATTGTTATTGGCCTTCTCAGGCGTGCTCTTGCTCCTCATTGGCTGGTAGCGGGGGATGGGCAGCTTGAGGCTCTTGCTCAGTGGCTGTTGCCCTGGCGatgcggaggcggaggcgggcAGCGGCACCAGGGAGAAGGTGCCCTCCTGGCCGGCCACCTGCATGAGAGCGTAGTTCTGCGCCGGCACCAGCAGGGGGCTGGCGGTGGGCGGGGCCTCAGAGACCAGTggggcaggagggggagggggaggggctttGGGTGCAATGCTGCGGTACTGGAGGCTCTTCATGGGCGTGGCCGGTCTGACGTCACCTGGAACATCACACACCCGTATCAGCAGGCAGCTTACAGAAGAGATCACTCAGCACCTGACCAATACATATCAACTGGACCATGAGTGTTGACAAATAACCAGCTCAAACAagaatcaataatcaataaccTTGAATGTTATTCATCTAGAAAAAATAACAGACTGTGTTCATAGCTTAGGTAAACATCTGGACTTGTATTCATAAAAATTTCAAACAAATGTGAACTAATAAACAGCCCCTACAACaagcaccacagacacactcatctgagtaatggcagcacacacacacattcatctgagtaatggcagcacagacacacacattcatccgagtaatggcagcacacacacacacattcatctgagTAAtggcaccacagacacactcatctgaGTAAtggcaccacagacacactcatctgaGTAatggcagcacagacacactcatctgaGTAAtggcagcagacacacacattcatctgagtaatggcagcacacacacacacattcatctgagtaatggcagcacacacacacacacacacactcatctgagtaatggcagcacacacacacacacacattcatctgagtaatggcagcacagacacacacactcatctgagtaatggcagcacagacacacacactcatctgagtaatgacagcacacacacacactcatctgagtaatggcagcacagacacacacactcatctgagtaatggcaccacacacacacacactcatctgagtaatggcaccacagacacacaaattcatCTGAGTaatggcaccacacacacacacacacattcatctgagtaatggcagcacacacacacacattcatctgagtaatggcaccacacacacacacacacactcatctgagtaatggcaccacagacacacacattcatctgagtaatggcagcagacacacacacacactcatctgagtaatggcagcacacacacacactcatctgagtaatggcagcacacacacacactcatctgagtaatggcaccacagacacattcatctgAGTAAtggcagcagacacacacacacactcatctgagtaatggcagcacagacacacacattcatctgagtaatggcagcacacacacacacacactcatctgagtaatggcagcacagacagcatcACACAACATGCCTCTATGGGGCGCTCTACCCTcagcagccctgtgtgtgtgtgtgtgtgtgtgtgtgtgtgtgtgtgtgtgtgtgtgtgtgtgtgtgtgtgtgtgtgtgtttgtttggttgtgtgtgtaaaaaagagagagagagagagagagagagaaagagagagagaacagtgtgtgtgtgtgtgtgtgtgtgtgtgtgtgtcttagagaaggagtgtgtttgtgttttacaggtAAAGTCTCCTCTCACACTTCTCCTTTCTGAGAACTGTTTTaaatcacccaaacacacactgacacatacacacacacacacacacacacacacacacacagacacacacacagagagagagagacacacacagacacacacacacacacacacacacacagagacacacacagaacacaggaaaTGTGTCTGATGCCATAGTAATATGGTAGCGGGTATGCGCCAgcagagagtatgagagagggacagacagaaaaagaagtaAGAGACAAAAGAATCTGCTGGCATAATAAATagacagaaaagaagaagaaagaaagaaagaaagaaagacacagtgTCACAATAAtagaatatataatatataagtatgtactgaacacaaacatataaaacacacacacacacacacacacacacacacacacacacacacacacacacacacacacacacacacacacaccccctgagGCTCAGTCAGCACAGTGCTTTGATTTGAGCTCAGTGTGTACCTCCAGCTCATGCTGAGAAGTTTTGGGGAGCTTTGGGGATGTCCgccccaaacactcacacaaacactcacacactttcttttcccctgtctccacaaacactcactcacacacatacttttttgtacatacaatacacacgcatactcacacacacacacacgtacgcacacacctacacactcgtacacacacacttcctgtcggGATAAAATGCTATCAGAGCATGAAAGCTGCCTAGGGGCAGGAGcttaccccacacacacacacactctcacacactcacacagtcacacacacacacaaagagacccTGGTCATCCGTAAAGATTTGTCAGACTCATGGCTATAATCTGTTGCTGATGCTCCCTTAATGGCCCCTGGAGAAGCCCTGATTTAAACCATgaagactgtgagtgtgtacaacagtgtgtgtgtgtgagtgtgtgtgtgtgtgtgtgtgtgtgtggtagtgagtgagtgtatgtgtgtgcatgtgtgtgagagagagagagagagagagagagagagagagagagagagagacagagagagagagagagcccacaCCTGGAAGTGCTTGGAAAAGGTTTATTTAGGCAGCTACATACCTGGCATCTctgggatagagagaagaagaaggaggacaagagaaaggagagaggaagagagaaagagaaggaggacaagagaaagagagaggaagagagaaaaagaaggaggacaagagaaagagagaggaagagagaaagagaaggaggacaagagaaagagagaggaagagaaggaggacaagagaaagagagaaagagagaggaagagaaggaggacaagagaaagagagaggaagagagaaagagaaggaggacaagagagagacagaggaataaGCTTTAGGTGATTCACTTCAGTTTCGCTAAGGAGTTGCCAAATGCTAACACACTCTCTGGCATTGATGCAAATGAATATGATGAAGGTAATGCTGATGATGATATTGGAAGTAAAGCAGAaaaacatgtgcatgcacacacacacacacacagacacacacacacacacacacacacaatggagaaGGGAGATTAAAGCATGACAAGTTAAAGGGCAGAGTTCAagggttaggtgtgtgtttacactccAGCCAGGGTCATCttcagggcagtgtgtgtgtgtgtgtgtgtgtgtgtgtgtgtgtgtgtgtgtatatgtgtgtatgtgcacctaTATGAGTCTGTGAGTTTAGGTGAGCTTgggtgtgaaaatgtgtgtgtttctgcacagTTCATCCAAGTGAAAAGGAATGTGCTGAGGAGAGCAGTTAACCAAGGCTAGTGGATCACCTGAAGTCCGGCAGgtcatctctctcccacacacacacacacacacacacacacacactcacacagactccctctctcacacactcacacacacacacacacacacacagtctccctctctctcacacactcgcagacacacactcacacagtctccctctctctctctcacacacacacacacacacacacacacacacagtctccctctctcacacacactcacactcacagtctctctctcacacactcgcagacaaactcacacagtctctctctctctctctctatctctctctctctctctctcccacacacttacacagtctctctctcacacactcgcagacacactcacacagtctttctctctcacacacactcgcagacacactcacacagtctctctctctcacacacactcgcagacacactcacacagtctctctctctcacacactcgcagacacactcacacagtctttctctctcacacacacttgcagacacactcacacagtctttctctctctcacacactcgcagacacactcacagtctctctctctcacacacactcgcagacacactcacacagtctttctctctctgtttctctctctcatactcacacacacacacactcacactcacacagtctctctctctcacacactcgcagacacacacacaatctctcgctgtctctctctatttctctctctctcacactcaaacacacacagacacaatcacagtctctctaacacacacacacactctctcacacacacttactcacccAAATTCACCctaactcacagacatacacacattcatccccCTCCACATTCACCCCCATACAAACATTCAAAGTGGAaccacactgcctgtgtgtgtgcatgtgtatgtatgtatgtatgtatgtatatgtatatgtgtgtgtgtgtgtgtgtgtgtgtgtgtgtgtgtatgtatatgtgtgtgtgtcaggagtctTACTGAGTGACTTTAGTGAGTTGGGGGTCTTGACTTCCTGGCTCTTCATACCTTTGGTCTGGAATGGTCAGATTAACACACCTAAAGAAAGAGACAATTTATTCATGTgattcttttacacacacacacacacacacacacacacacacacacacacacacacacacacacacacacacacacacacacacacacacacacacagccctgtgatgtatgcatgtgtgttgtttttctttctcgctATCTCCCCTGAAAGCAGAGAACATTCCAGACATCCCACTGAGTAAGATTACAccagacacacatgaggagaaagggagggatagagaaggagagggggagaggaagagagaggaagggcgagagagagagagagagagagaggaagaggaagagagtgagacagatgagTCTGAGATGTTATGTAGGCTACAAGAGAGGAATCGAGTGCTGTCAGATGGAAaggtaggggagtgtgtgtgtgtgtgtgtgttgtgtgtgtgtgtgtgttctgagagaCAGTAATCAGATGGTTTGTCTCTCTTCTACATGAGTGAAGCACTCTGCCCTATTGCTTCTCCTGTGAGGGTCGAAGGTCatcctgagggagagaggagtctagatacactctgtgtgtgtgtgtgtgtgtgtgtaggtgtgtgtgtgtgtgtgtgtgtgtgtgtgtgtgtgtgtgtgtgtgtgtgtaagcctgcaTTTGGTAAAACAGCTCTAATGTCTATCACAGCAGGACAGCCACGGGGGGAAGTATGtcagtgtgagacagcgagtgtgtgtgtgtgtgtgtgtgtgtgtgtgtgtgtgtttgtgcatatatgtgtacatacatgtctgtacacatgcatgtactgtatgtgtgtgtgtttctcagtgggTGTGTCAGCAATACAATGTTTGTAAGCACTTAAcagtgtgtggggagggtgggggaggtCTAATCATTCCCTTGATAGATGGACAGGGATCATCAGCATTTCAGACTAACCCCCAAtccattaccacacacacacacacacacacacacatgtgcacaacacacacacacacacacgcacagacacacacgtgcacacacacacacacacacacacacacacacacacacacacacacacacacacatatgtgcgcCACAGCAGTCATTAGCAGTCACCTGAGAAAATCCATTTGAGTTTCGGGTTTCCCAGGCGGCTGCTGGGGGAATCAATAGCCCTGACTCAGTAATCCCATCCCACCAcctcctgctccacctcctgctccacctcctgctccaCCCACTCCCCAGCGCAGGAGCCTCACGGCTGGGGTTCTGCTCCGGCTCCACCCTGGCCGCAGCGCTCACGCCGTCTGCCTTTACGTCTGCCGTTACCGCTGCCTTTACGACTGCCCCGAGTCTCAGACTTGTTATAGGGGTGTGTACGAAAATTCTATTCTGTAGGAACCGTAAACCAAAATTCAAATATTCAA
It contains:
- the znf438 gene encoding zinc finger protein 438 isoform X2, with the protein product MKSLQYRSIAPKAPPPPPPAPLVSEAPPTASPLLVPAQNYALMQVAGQEGTFSLVPLPASASASPGQQPLSKSLKLPIPRYQPMRSKSTPEKANNNKMGSPAKVAMTPARSAIQSKASEVANTPTEPVNEPLVFAGEAGLEGTAGPPLGRLAPMPPVALPTPELSPPTCQVTPEKAAQPITVLSPALFGKAVQLITPPPSGKLPILPYSRVRDSLLATPPPLPPPPPPPPPPPPLTNKSTSPTAQATPPPPFQPSAKRKRGRRRKTVEDVLVLEARRKRALTFFRRRVTPEKPPPSTPLSSRKYRSIRPKPAPPSPDLPPPPLQLTSSSSPPPLQTPPPIGLTLHPCPTCGRCFQHKHHLTSHMSSHLLANHGRAPHAEAHLHLHHARPARMRSRPLVSPQRRPSLRCLFCQKAFSYVGVFFSHLRELHRVILTVEPSIAQHEEHTPGTESREEEMEDPVELQIKCGRCQAVTPTFSDMQLHLLYVHGQGAGPGPSGGSPSASSGRTVEEELVKHAAHYWRQLNERRGLRRCGRCQEVFLSISRLKRHACYRLLGPGRGSGLSLRTGRGFHCFLCSVVLDSKQEVLEHWRGRHHCENPTLLWEALNGGGDTDTKTVS
- the znf438 gene encoding zinc finger protein 438 isoform X1 encodes the protein MKSQEVKTPNSLKSLSDVRPATPMKSLQYRSIAPKAPPPPPPAPLVSEAPPTASPLLVPAQNYALMQVAGQEGTFSLVPLPASASASPGQQPLSKSLKLPIPRYQPMRSKSTPEKANNNKMGSPAKVAMTPARSAIQSKASEVANTPTEPVNEPLVFAGEAGLEGTAGPPLGRLAPMPPVALPTPELSPPTCQVTPEKAAQPITVLSPALFGKAVQLITPPPSGKLPILPYSRVRDSLLATPPPLPPPPPPPPPPPPLTNKSTSPTAQATPPPPFQPSAKRKRGRRRKTVEDVLVLEARRKRALTFFRRRVTPEKPPPSTPLSSRKYRSIRPKPAPPSPDLPPPPLQLTSSSSPPPLQTPPPIGLTLHPCPTCGRCFQHKHHLTSHMSSHLLANHGRAPHAEAHLHLHHARPARMRSRPLVSPQRRPSLRCLFCQKAFSYVGVFFSHLRELHRVILTVEPSIAQHEEHTPGTESREEEMEDPVELQIKCGRCQAVTPTFSDMQLHLLYVHGQGAGPGPSGGSPSASSGRTVEEELVKHAAHYWRQLNERRGLRRCGRCQEVFLSISRLKRHACYRLLGPGRGSGLSLRTGRGFHCFLCSVVLDSKQEVLEHWRGRHHCENPTLLWEALNGGGDTDTKTVS